A genomic segment from Gossypium hirsutum isolate 1008001.06 chromosome D04, Gossypium_hirsutum_v2.1, whole genome shotgun sequence encodes:
- the LOC107898156 gene encoding uncharacterized protein: MKSKTIDSFFKKKSTEATQSPSEASQIEVPPLSFAPLNSNGHPSKIPRVEDEALDLSNLERELGLRKQIYEYLVNMRDEIRRAYIKAGPYPPILSEYPTSNSKKLALVVAARQVVEVHQFFKDLSDIVNIALASSKRYDELQKPQAIKITRLVSINELATGIGMNQIGTLQRPGETRWSSYLNSVTSLLKMYNATSTVLENLKNIASNYYQRGDAYNAYNRFRYFEFTFILHMMKEVLGVTDNLCQALQRRPQDILNAKSLVLTMKDLIQKLRDDGWNELLKNMISFCETWEFDFPDMNAQYIVGRSRNNKKAVTVEHHYRVDIFFATIDTQLQELKSRFNEHVVELLTLTTALDLKEFFKLFDIDKICILVNKFYLEDFS; the protein is encoded by the exons ATGAAGTCGAAAACAATTGATtcgttttttaaaaagaaaagtacAGAGGCAACACAATCACCTTCAGAAGCATCACAAATTGAGGTACCACCTTTATCATTTGCTCCTTTAAACTCTAATGGTCATCCTTCTAAAATTCCTAGAGTTGAAGATGAGGCACTTGATTTGTCTAACTTAGAACGTGAACTTGGGTTACGTAAGCAAATATATGAGTATCTAGTTAATATGCGTGATGAAATTCGAAGAGCTTATATTAAGGCTGGACCATATCCGCCTATTCTTTCAGAATATCCTACTTCCAATTCAAAAAAA TTAGCATTGGTTGTAGCAGCTAGACAAGTGGTTGAAGTGCATCAATTCTTTAAAGACTTGTCTGATATTGTTAATATTGCTTTGGCTTCTTCCAAACGGTACGATGAATTACAAAAACCCCAAGCAATTAAAATAACTCGTTTGGTATCCATAAATGAGTTAGCAACTGGAATAGGAATGAATCAGATTGGCACTTTACAACGTCCTGGTGAGACTCGATGGAGTTCCTATTTAAATTCAGTTACTAGTTTACTGAAGATGTACAATGCTACAAGCACGGTTcttgaaaatctaaaaaatattgcTTCTAACTATTATCAGCGAGGAGATGCTTATAACGCATATAATAGATTTAGATATTTTGAGTTTACTTTTATTTTGCATATGATGAAAGAAGTTTTAGGGGTTACTGATAATCTTTGTCAAGCTTTGCAACGTCGTCCTCAAGATATATTAAATGCCAAGAGTTTAGTTTTGACAATGAAAGATTTAATTCAAAAGTTGAGAGATGATGGATGGAATgaattgttgaaaaatatgataTCTTTTTGTGAAACTTGGGAGTTTGATTTTCCAGATATGAATGCTCAATACATTGTGGGTCGTAGTCGCAACAATAAGAAAGCTGTTACAGTGGAGCATCATTATCGAGTGGATATATTTTTTGCTACAATAGatactcagttgcaagaattgaagaGCAGGTTTAACGAACATGTTGTCGAGCTTCTCACTCTTACCACAGCTTTAGATCTCAAGGAGTTTTTCAAGTTATTTGATATTGATAAAATTTGCATTCTTGTAAACAAGTTCTATCTAGAAGATTTTTCTTAA